A genomic window from Chanos chanos chromosome 14, fChaCha1.1, whole genome shotgun sequence includes:
- the xbp1 gene encoding LOW QUALITY PROTEIN: X-box-binding protein 1 (The sequence of the model RefSeq protein was modified relative to this genomic sequence to represent the inferred CDS: deleted 2 bases in 1 codon): MVVVTAGAGGAHKVLLISGKQNTSNTATQGGFSRSISVMLPSSANQAASDSDSNASGPPLRKRQRLTHLSPEEKALRRKLKNRVAAQTARDRKKAKMGELEQQVLELELENQKLHVENRLLREKTTDLLTENEELRQRLGLHTLDVKEKVQVLESEGNGVGLVTGSPERSTQATCASAAGAGPVVLKPEDFSMDISNPGSSDSESDLLLGILDILDPDMFLKGSLPESQDPQVVLVGGTGEPVPAASPAPLGSAPVKLETLNELIHFDHIYTKPVEVVCVEQSGEESVTEVKIEEVAFPAAEQEVEVVVETVSVKAEPEEDLVPQSEPGVEDFLPPSSPSLGGFEKASSLTDAYSDSGYERSPSPFSNMSSPLCPDASWEDMFANELFPQLISV; this comes from the exons ATGGTTGTAGTAACTGCCGGGGCCGGAGGTGCCCACAAAGTGCTTTTGATATCTGGGAAACAGAATACTTCGAATACCGCTACACAAGGAGGGTTTAGTCGGTCAATATCTGTCATGTTGCCGTCCTCCGCCAATCAAGCCGCTTCGGATTCTGATTCTAATGCATCTGGACCACCTCTGCGCAAGAGACAGCGACTTACACATTTGAGCCCAGAGGAAAAAGCACTTCGGAG GAAATTGAAGAACAGAGTTGCAGCACAGACagccagagacagaaaaaaagctaaaatgGGAGAATTGGAACAGCAAGTTTTGGAACTGGAGCTTGAG AATCAGAAACTCCACGTTGAGAACAGATTATTACGAGAAAAGACCACAGATCTTCTCACTGAAAATGAGGAGTTGAGACAGAGACTGGGGTTACACACCCTGGATGTGAAAGAAAAG GTCCAGGTTCTGGAGTCCGAGGGGAACGGCGTGGGTTTGGTGACCGGGTCTCCTGAG CGCAGCACTCAGGCTACGTGTGCCTCCGCAGCAGGTGCAGGCCCAGTTGTCCTCAAACCTGAAGACTTCTCCATGGATATTTCAAATCCTGGCTCTTCAGACTCTGAG TCTGATCTGTTGCTTGGCATTCTGGACATCCTTGACCCAGACATGTTCCTCAAGGGTAGCCTTCCAGAATCTCAAGACCCCCAGGTGGTGCTGGTCGGAGGAACGGGGGAGCCAGTACCTGCCGCCTCACCTGCGCCTCTGGGGTCCGCACCAGTTAAGCTGGAGACCCTTAATGAACTGATCCACTTTGATCACATTTACACCAAACCAGTGGAGGTTGTTTGTGTGGAGCAGAGCGGAGAGGAGAGCGTTACCGAAGTAAAGATCGAAGAGGTTGCCTTCCCCGCCGCCGAACAGGAGGTGGAGGTCGTCGTGGAGACGGTCTCCGTGAAAGCGGAACCGGAGGAAGACCTTGTCCCCCAGAGTGAACCGGGGGTCGAAGACTTCCTCCCACCGAGCTCCCCTTCCCTCGGCGGTTTTGAGAAGGCCTCCTCCCTCACAGATGCTTACAGTGACTCTGGATACGAGCggtccccctcccccttcagtAACATGTCGTCGCCCCTGTGCCCCGATGCATCCTGGGAAGACATGTTTGCCAACGAACTCTTTCCCCAACTGATCAGCGTGTGA